A DNA window from Budorcas taxicolor isolate Tak-1 chromosome 14, Takin1.1, whole genome shotgun sequence contains the following coding sequences:
- the PCMTD1 gene encoding protein-L-isoaspartate O-methyltransferase domain-containing protein 1 isoform X2, translating to MKILLKVGGILVMPIEDQLTQIMRTGQNTWESKNILAVSFAPLVQPSKNDNGKPDSVGLPPCAVRNLQDLARIYIRRTLRNFINDEMQAKGIPQRAPPKRKRKRVKQRINTYVFVGNQLIPQPLDSEEDEKMEEDKEEEEKEPGEALKPEEPPQNLLREKIMKLPLPESLKAYLTYFREK from the exons ATGAAGATTCTGCTGAAAGTCGGGGGCATTCTGGTCATGCCCATAGAGGACCAG TTAACACAAATTATGCGAACTGGACAGAACACTTGGGAAAGTAAAAACATCCTTGCTGTGTCATTTGCTCCTCTTGTGCAGCCAAGTAAGAATGACAACGGCAAGCCAGACTCTGTGGGCCTCC CCCCCTGTGCTGTCAGGAACCTGCAGGACTTGGCTCGCATTTACATCCGACGCACACTTAGGAATTTCATAAACGATGAGATGCAGGCCAAGGGGATTCCTCAGAGGGCTCCGCCCAAAAGGAAGAGGAAGCGGGTCAAGCAGAGGATTAACACTTACGTCTTTGTGGGCAACCAACTCATCCCCCAGCCTCTCGACAGTGAGGAGGACGAGAAGATGGAGGAagacaaagaggaggaggagaaggagccggGCGAAGCCTTGAAGCCGGAGGAGCCACCCCAAAACCTGCTGCGGGAGAAGATCATGAAGCTGCCCCTGCCAGAGTCTCTAAAAGCCTACTTGACATACTTCAGGGAGAAATAG